In Bernardetia sp., the genomic window GTTTTTGATAGGCTTCCAAAGCATCAAAATCATCATTCAAATCAATAAATTTGTTACGAGAAATAACCACCTTCTGAAACTCTTCATTTTGCATTGCCTTAATTGCCTTCTCAACAGCTTTATGGTGTGTTGCTCGTGTAGTAGCTATTGGAATATTTTGAGGATAAAAATAAGGTGTTTTACACTCTTTTTCTTGTTGGATTTGCTTTAGTTTTTGAAAAAACTGATTTTTGGTTTTAATTAGTTTTTCAAATTGCTTTTTATTCTTACTAGAAACATTCTCTACTATAAAATCACTAGAAGAGTCAAAATATAAATGAGCTTCCAAAAAATAGGCTTTTGATTTATTAGAATTAGCTTCAAAGTGCTTTTCAAATTTGTGCATCAAAAAACCTGTTCCCAACTCCTCCAAATCAGCTTCTACTAACTTTGTTTTTTGAGATAAATCAATAACTAACTGTAAATTATCTGTATTTGGTTCTCTCCAAAGCGCAACACCTAAGTTTTGAGCAATGGCAGCACACCACATTTTTTTGATAAATCCGAAGGGATGTAACTGATTTTTATCAAAGTGTACATCAGATTTTTCAATTTCTAATAATTCGGATATGGCTAAGTAATTTTTCACGACTGGTTTATTTTTCGGTAACCGTAAACGAGAACTAAAGCCGTCGTTTAGGTAATTCTATTTTAATTTCAAAACTTTCAAATAAAAATGAAAGATACTATGATTAACGAACAAAATTAGAAGATGTTGCAAAGTTAGGTATAAAATCAAAACCATTTCATTCATTTTCAAATTATAAAATAATGTCTTAATAGGTTATAAAACTATATTTCAAACAGACTGTTTTGCTTTCAAAATTGCACTAAATTTAGTATCTTGCTAACAAGAAAAGCAGTTTTTTTATATTGAAGTATATCAAAATTACTGTTTGAAAAAATTACTTCTCGCTCAATACTATTGAGAATCAATACTTTCTATTCCATAAAATCACAAAATACATATCACTATGCTCTCTACCGACACAAATATTTATATTGATGTTCAGCCTACTCAAAACTCACGCATAGATACTTTAGATGAAAATAATATTCCTTTTGGGCGTGTTTTTTCAGACCACATGTTTATTGCAGACTATAAAAACGGAGCTTGGACAGATTTTAAAATTGTGCCTTACGGTAATCTTTCTTTAAGTCCAGCAGCTTCTACACTTCACTATTCTCAAACTATTTTTGAAGGAATGAAGGCATTTTATAATACCAAAGACGAAATTGTTCTTTTCCGTCCAGAGGAAAATTATGAGCGTCTGATGCGTTCGTGTGAGCGTATGTGTATTCCAACAATGGATAAGGAAATTTTTATGCAAGGACTTAAAAAACTTATTGATATTGATAGAAAATGGGTTCCTAAAGTAGAAGGAAGCTCGCTTTATATTCGTCCGTTTATTTTTGCTTCAGAAGGTTTCTTAGGAGTTCGCCCAGCAGAAGAGTACAAATTTATCATCTTTACCTGTCCAGTAGGGGCGTATTATACGCAGCCTGTACGAGTGAAAATTGAAAGGGAGTTTGTGCGTGCAGCAAGTGGAGGCGTAGGAAATGCTAAAACAGGGGGAAATTATGCAGCAGCTTTATACCCAGCCAAATTAGCACAAGAACAAGGTTATCACCAGCTTATA contains:
- a CDS encoding branched-chain amino acid aminotransferase, with the translated sequence MLSTDTNIYIDVQPTQNSRIDTLDENNIPFGRVFSDHMFIADYKNGAWTDFKIVPYGNLSLSPAASTLHYSQTIFEGMKAFYNTKDEIVLFRPEENYERLMRSCERMCIPTMDKEIFMQGLKKLIDIDRKWVPKVEGSSLYIRPFIFASEGFLGVRPAEEYKFIIFTCPVGAYYTQPVRVKIEREFVRAASGGVGNAKTGGNYAAALYPAKLAQEQGYHQLIWTDAKEHKFIEESGTMNIMFVIDGKIVTPPAGDTILKGITRKSLVVLAKDLGYEVEERPITVDEVMEAIKNESLTEAFGVGTAAVISQIAAIGLDGTDYELPAVETRKISNHLLKELKALRSAEIEDRFGWMEKV